Proteins found in one Triticum aestivum cultivar Chinese Spring chromosome 4D, IWGSC CS RefSeq v2.1, whole genome shotgun sequence genomic segment:
- the LOC123099787 gene encoding probable fucosyltransferase 8: MEGDLRGRPAEAREKRRDAASSAAIVIIFLLVALTHLLVLAAHFGAADPLIWWQQRAYAADDGPGGNAVAPDRLLSPDLEDNNPAACLSRHEASRRWKPTAFPVPPYLVERLRRYEANHRRCGPRTALYREAVSRLRSAARNADHAAAGDRHHTCKYVVWIPTEGLGNRMLSLVSTFLYALLTDRVLLVHEPPEMQGLFCEPFPGTTWLLQPADFPHKLDAAAFSSRSKESYVNMLHNNIIRYGYGAQVLPAYVYLHLETVFLLTESVKLRLQNHTFCEEDHRLLNKFDWMVVKSDNYFAVALFMMPMYPRELERMFPAKGAVFHHLGRYLLRPGNRVWGMVDRFFEGYLAGADERLGMHVRNKQIFPVPPEIMFEQILRCAREHHLLPQVLATSEPPTAEAKKKKAVAVLMLSLKPEYHDKLHAMYYTNATVAGDVVVSVHQPSHDGEQQSDARAHNERALAEIYLLSFCDRMVTTGWSTFGYVAQALAGIRPWMLLPVNRNKMRADVACVRPPSVEPCMHPQPSLLTCQQGPRHLDDPVKRVPFLRHCEDVPLGLKLLD; this comes from the coding sequence ATGGAAGGAGATCTGCGAGGTCGACCGGCGGAGGCGAGAGAGAAACGCCGGGATGCAGCCAGTTcggccgccatcgtcatcatcttcttGCTGGTCGCGTTGACGCACCTGCTCGTGCTGGCCGCCCACTTCGGCGCCGCCGACCCTCTGATCTGGTGGCAGCAAAGGGCGTACGCAGCAGATGACGGGCCTGGCGGCAACGCGGTGGCGCCCGACCGGCTCCTCTCCCCGGACTTGGAAGACAACAATCCGGCGGCGTGCCTCAGCCGGCACGAGGCCTCCAGGCGCTGGAAGCCCACGGCGTTCCCTGTGCCCCCCTACCTGGTGGAGAGGCTGAGGCGTTACGAGGCCAATCACCGTCGGTGCGGCCCGCGCACGGCGCTCTACCGCGAGGCCGTTTCGCGGCTCCGGTCTGCCGCCCGCAACGCCGACCACGCCGCCGCCGGCGATCGTCATCATACATGCAAGTACGTGGTGTGGATCCCAACCGAGGGCCTCGGCAACCGGATGCTCAGCCTCGTCTCCACCTTCCTATACGCGCTCCTCACCGACCGCGTCCTCCTCGTCCATGAGCCCCCGGAGATGCAGGGCCTCTTCTGCGAGCCCTTCCCCGGGACCACGTGGCTACTCCAGCCGGCCGATTTCCCCCACAAGCTCGacgccgccgccttctcctcccGCTCCAAGGAGAGCTACGTCAACATGCTCCATAACAACATCATCCGCTACGGCTACGGCGCGCAGGTGCTGCCGGCTTACGTCTACCTCCACCTGGAGACCGTGTTTCTTCTCACCGAGAGCGTAAAGCTCCGGCTCCAGAACCACACGTTCTGCGAAGAGGACCACCGTTTGCTCAACAAGTTCGACTGGATGGTGGTCAAGTCCGACAACTACTTTGCGGTGGCGCTGTTCATGATGCCCATGTACCCCCGCGAGCTTGAACGGATGTTCCCGGCGAAAGGGGCGGTGTTCCACCATCTTGGCAGGTACCTCCTCCGCCCGGGGAACCGGGTGTGGGGGATGGTGGACAGGTTCTTTGAGGGGTACCTCGCCGGTGCCGACGAGCGTCTCGGCATGCATGTGCGCAACAAGCAGATCTTCCCGGTGCCGCCCGAGATCATGTTCGAACAGATCCTCCGGTGCGCGCGGGAGCATCATCTTTTGCCGCAGGTACTAGCCACCAGCGAACCACCGACGGCGGAGGCGAAGAAGAAAAAGGCTGTCGCAGTCCTGATGCTTTCCCTGAAGCCTGAGTACCATGACAAGCTGCACGCCATGTACTACACGAACGCGACGGTTGCCGGCGACGTGGTGGTGTCGGTGCACCAGCCGAGCCACGACGGGGAGCAGCAGTCGGACGCGCGGGCACACAACGAGCGGGCCCTGGCGGAGATCTACCTGCTGAGCTTCTGCGACAGGATGGTGACGACGGGGTGGTCCACGTTTGGGTACGTCGCGCAGGCGCTGGCTGGGATTCGGCCGTGGATGCTGTTGCCGGTGAACCGGAACAAGATGAGAGCCGACGTGGCGTGCGTGCGGCCGCCATCTGTGGAGCCCTGCATGCATCCGCAACCGTCATTGCTCACGTGCCAGCAGGGGCCGCGGCATCTGGACGACCCCGTGAAGCGTGTGCCGTTCCTGCGCCACTGCGAAGACGTGCCTCTTGGTCTCAAGCTCTTGGATTGA